The following proteins are encoded in a genomic region of Cricetulus griseus strain 17A/GY chromosome 7, alternate assembly CriGri-PICRH-1.0, whole genome shotgun sequence:
- the LOC100763878 gene encoding T-cell-specific guanine nucleotide triphosphate-binding protein 2 isoform X2: MDQFISAFLKDSSEKNLQKLSVEFLPHYSSLISKAGGMLSPETLNCIQKALQEGKLTDMVSQIQKALAAAEDASLKIAVIGESGAGKSSFINALRGLSHEAEESAGVGVVETTMHRTPYQHPKYPQVTFWDLPGTGTPNFLPDTYLEKVGFADYDFFIIISSSRFSLNDALLAQKIKDVGKKFYFVRTKVDSDLYNEEKTKPTTFKKKRVLQKIRDYCLANLSDVGVSEPRIFLISNFDLADFDFPKLEETLLMELPGHKRHTFALLLPNISDASIEIKRRFLKEKIWLEALKSAAVSFIPLMPFVSGFDLPQQEQCLKDYRNYFGLDDESIKEIAEKLDTSVEDMRGRLKCLDFWSLVKDDSMPAKVMKGTESFYAVMGGPESSVIQGFKVYILCLRFLDTVADDAKHLLKMI; the protein is encoded by the coding sequence ATGGATCAGTTCATCTCAGCCTTCCTGAAGGATTCGTCAGAAAAGAATCTCCAAAAATTGTCTGTGGAATTCCTGCCTCACTACTCTTCATTAATCAGTAAGGCAGGAGGCATGCTTTCTCCAGAAACTCTGAACTGTATTCAAAAGGCCCTCCAGGAGGGAAAACTGACCGATATGgtaagccagattcagaaagcCCTGGCTGCGGCAGAAGACGCTTCCCTGAAGATCGCTGTCATCGGGGAGTCTGGGGCTGGCAAATCCAGCTTCATAAATGCCCTTCGAGGGCTGAGCCATGAAGCAGAGGAATCAGCTGGTGTTGGGGTTGTGGAGACCACCATGCACAGAACCCCCTATCAACACCCAAAATATCCCCAGGTCACCTTCTGGGACCTGCCTGGGACCGGGACTCCCAATTTCCTCCCAGACACTTATCTAGAAAAAGTGGGATTTGCTGACTATGATTTCTTCATCATCATTTCTTCCTCTCGGTTCAGCCTCAATGATGCTCTCCTGGCTCAGAAAATCAAGGATGTGGGGAAGAAATTCTACTTTGTTAGAACCAAGGTGGACAGTGACTTATATAACGAAGAGAAAACCAAACCCACAACCTTCAAAAAGAAGAGGGTCCTTCAGAAGATCCGAGACTACTGTCTGGCTAATCTCAGTGACGTTGGAGTGTCTGAACCACGCATCTTCTTGATCTCCAACTTTGATCTGGCTGACTTTGATTTCCCAAAGCTAGAGGAAACTTTGCTGATGGAGCTCCCTGGGCACAAGCGCCATACATTTGCGTTGCTGTTGCCCAATATCTCTGATGCATCCATTGAGATAAAGAGACGTTTTCTCAAGGAGAAGATCTGGCTGGAGGCCTTGAAGTCAGCAGCTGTGTCTTTCATCCCCCTCATGCCCTTCGTGAGTGGCTTCGATTTGCCTCAACAAGAACAGTGCTTGAAGGATTACCGAAACTATTTTGGCTTGGATGACGAATCGATTAAAGAGATTGCTGAAAAGCTGGACACATCCGTGGAAGACATGAGGGGCCGCCTCAAGTGCTTGGATTTCTGGTCCCTTGTAAAGGATGACAGCATGCCAGCAAAAGTCATGAAGGGCACTGAATCTTTTTATGCGGTGATGGGAGGTCCTGAGTCTTCTGTCATCCAGGGTTTTAAAGTCTACATTCTCTGCTTAAGATTCCTTGACACGGTGGCTGACGATGCTAAGCATCTCTTGAAGATGATATAA